In Acidaminococcus timonensis, one DNA window encodes the following:
- the hisG gene encoding ATP phosphoribosyltransferase yields the protein MDYLTIALPKGKLFAKSVELLAKVGYAAENVVEDSRKLVITNEETKVKFLIVKTVDLPTYVEYGAADIGIIGKDVLNEERKDIYELLDMGFGGCHLMMAVPENKVLPELTDYAHMRVATKYPRCAADFFDKLGMQMEIIKLNGSIELGPIVGLSDSIVDIVQTGRTLRENKLKEIVSVFPSTARLIANKVSFKMQYDRIRKLVEDLKVVLAEEKPEE from the coding sequence ATGGATTATTTAACGATTGCCCTGCCCAAAGGGAAACTGTTTGCAAAAAGCGTGGAGCTCCTGGCCAAAGTGGGCTACGCTGCGGAAAACGTGGTGGAGGATTCCCGGAAGCTGGTCATTACCAACGAAGAGACGAAAGTGAAGTTTTTGATCGTAAAGACCGTGGACCTGCCCACGTACGTGGAATACGGCGCCGCCGATATCGGGATCATCGGCAAGGATGTGCTGAACGAGGAACGGAAGGATATCTACGAGTTGCTGGATATGGGCTTCGGCGGCTGCCACCTGATGATGGCCGTGCCGGAGAACAAGGTGCTGCCGGAACTGACGGATTACGCCCACATGCGGGTGGCCACCAAGTATCCCCGGTGTGCGGCCGATTTCTTCGACAAGCTGGGTATGCAGATGGAGATCATCAAACTGAACGGGTCCATCGAACTGGGGCCCATCGTGGGGCTCAGCGACAGCATCGTGGATATCGTGCAAACGGGCCGCACCCTGCGGGAAAATAAATTGAAGGAAATCGTCAGCGTATTCCCCAGCACGGCAAGACTGATCGCCAACAAGGTCAGCTTCAAGATGCAGTACGACCGGATCCGGAAACTGGTGGAAGACCTGAAAGTGGTGCTGGCGGAAGAAAAGCCGGAAGAATAA
- a CDS encoding pyridoxal phosphate-dependent aminotransferase, translating into MSNIQARDTLARIEEYQVETVPDADIIVNANETNWDMTPELRLELNSRLAEHLFNRYPSMHGEDLCAAIAAKLGFDPELVAIGNGSSELLEKACYAFGGPGRKIACPTPSFSMYQTYAILADSEPVLFPLTADGFVDPDTVIDFAREQQPALLIICNPNNPTGNYNRREGMEKIIRGVDCPVIMDEAYLEFAVEEGDPRELSTMDLVKEVDNLLVLRTFSKAYGLANLRIGYGIGSAAVMKVLKKVLLPYTVNGFSIMAAELLFSKPDVLKERVDMVVSGRRYLREHLEAMGFRVLPSATNFLLALPAGKVLDKLADGAGARDLPSAEKAKAAGSYLFHELLKKRVLIRDFSQNNRLPGGLRISVGTAEENPKIIGAIKEIVQ; encoded by the coding sequence ATGAGCAACATACAAGCCCGGGACACGTTAGCCCGGATCGAAGAGTATCAGGTGGAAACGGTACCTGATGCGGATATCATTGTCAATGCCAACGAAACCAACTGGGACATGACCCCGGAACTGCGGCTGGAACTGAACAGCCGGCTGGCAGAGCACCTGTTCAACCGGTATCCCTCCATGCACGGGGAGGACCTGTGCGCCGCCATCGCCGCCAAGCTGGGCTTTGACCCGGAACTGGTGGCCATCGGCAACGGTTCCAGCGAGCTCCTGGAAAAGGCCTGCTACGCCTTCGGGGGCCCGGGCCGCAAAATCGCCTGCCCCACCCCCAGCTTCAGCATGTACCAGACCTACGCCATCCTGGCGGACAGCGAACCGGTGCTGTTTCCCCTGACGGCGGATGGGTTCGTGGATCCGGATACGGTCATCGACTTTGCCAGAGAGCAGCAGCCGGCCCTTTTGATCATCTGCAACCCCAACAACCCTACGGGCAACTATAACCGCCGGGAAGGCATGGAAAAGATCATCCGGGGCGTGGACTGCCCGGTGATCATGGATGAAGCCTATCTGGAATTTGCTGTGGAAGAAGGGGACCCCCGGGAACTTTCCACCATGGACCTGGTGAAGGAAGTGGACAACCTGCTGGTGCTGCGGACGTTCTCCAAGGCCTACGGGCTGGCCAACCTGCGGATCGGCTACGGCATCGGCAGCGCTGCGGTCATGAAGGTACTGAAAAAGGTGCTGCTGCCCTACACGGTGAACGGGTTCTCCATCATGGCGGCGGAACTGCTGTTCAGCAAACCGGACGTGCTGAAGGAACGGGTGGACATGGTGGTCAGCGGCCGCCGGTACCTGCGGGAACATCTGGAAGCCATGGGCTTTCGGGTGCTGCCCAGCGCCACGAACTTCCTGCTGGCTTTGCCGGCAGGGAAGGTGCTGGACAAACTGGCGGACGGCGCCGGTGCCCGGGATCTGCCCAGTGCGGAAAAGGCCAAGGCGGCAGGCAGCTATCTGTTCCATGAACTGCTGAAGAAACGGGTACTGATCCGGGACTTCAGCCAGAACAACCGTCTGCCGGGCGGTCTGCGGATCTCCGTGGGCACGGCGGAAGAAAACCCCAAGATCATCGGGGCCATCAAAGAAATCGTACAATAA
- the hisB gene encoding imidazoleglycerol-phosphate dehydratase HisB, whose product MREGCIERNTKETQISVKLNLDGTGKADIKTGVGFLDHMLTLLAVHSFMDLTVRAKGDLEVDCHHTVEDVGIALGQAIAQALGDKKGIHRYGSFLLPMDEALAEIALDFSGRPYLVWNADLIPRVTLGNFDTEMGEDFFRALAMNCGLTLHINVPYGKNTHHMLEAIFKGVARAMSEAVAMDPRVHGVMSSKGAL is encoded by the coding sequence ATGCGGGAAGGTTGTATCGAACGGAATACGAAAGAGACCCAGATCAGCGTGAAGCTGAACCTGGACGGCACCGGCAAGGCAGACATCAAGACCGGTGTGGGATTTCTGGATCATATGCTGACCCTGCTGGCGGTCCATTCCTTTATGGACCTGACGGTGCGGGCCAAGGGCGACCTGGAAGTGGACTGCCACCATACGGTGGAGGACGTGGGCATCGCCCTGGGGCAGGCCATCGCGCAGGCCCTGGGAGATAAAAAGGGCATCCACCGGTACGGCAGTTTCCTGCTGCCCATGGATGAAGCCCTGGCCGAAATCGCCCTGGACTTTTCCGGACGGCCCTATCTGGTGTGGAATGCGGACCTGATTCCCCGGGTGACCCTGGGCAATTTCGACACGGAAATGGGCGAGGACTTTTTCCGGGCCCTGGCCATGAACTGCGGCCTGACCCTGCACATCAACGTGCCCTACGGCAAGAACACCCACCATATGCTGGAAGCCATCTTCAAGGGCGTGGCCCGGGCCATGAGTGAGGCCGTGGCCATGGATCCCCGGGTGCACGGGGTCATGAGCAGCAAGGGGGCACTGTAA
- the hisH gene encoding imidazole glycerol phosphate synthase subunit HisH: MEKDTIVIIDYGRGNLHSVYNGLLKIGANPVVSADPKVIKEAPKVILPGVGSFGDCMETMRARGLEEAVQEALASGKPFLGICLGEQLLFESSEESPGVKGLGYFKGQVKKIVTPYKIPHMGWNRITTVNPSPLMKDADGQYVYFVHSYHAVPEDPGIITSVCEYGTKITASVGRGSVQGFQFHPEKSSFAGLAMLTAFKEWKL; encoded by the coding sequence ATGGAAAAAGACACCATCGTCATCATCGACTACGGCCGGGGCAACCTGCACTCGGTGTACAACGGGCTGCTGAAGATCGGGGCGAATCCGGTGGTCTCCGCGGACCCGAAAGTGATCAAGGAAGCCCCCAAGGTGATCCTGCCCGGGGTGGGCTCTTTCGGCGACTGCATGGAGACCATGCGGGCCCGGGGCCTGGAGGAAGCGGTCCAGGAAGCCCTGGCCAGCGGCAAACCCTTCCTGGGCATCTGCCTGGGCGAACAGCTGCTGTTCGAAAGCAGCGAGGAAAGCCCCGGCGTCAAGGGCTTGGGCTATTTCAAGGGCCAGGTGAAGAAAATCGTCACCCCGTACAAGATTCCCCACATGGGCTGGAACCGGATCACCACGGTGAATCCGTCGCCCCTCATGAAGGACGCGGACGGCCAATACGTCTACTTCGTTCACAGCTATCATGCGGTGCCGGAGGACCCGGGGATCATCACCTCCGTCTGCGAGTACGGCACGAAAATTACGGCCAGTGTGGGCCGGGGCAGCGTACAGGGCTTCCAGTTCCATCCGGAAAAGTCCAGCTTTGCAGGCCTGGCCATGCTGACGGCCTTTAAGGAGTGGAAGCTATGA
- the hisA gene encoding 1-(5-phosphoribosyl)-5-[(5-phosphoribosylamino)methylideneamino]imidazole-4-carboxamide isomerase, whose product MNIYPAIDLRGGNCVRLVKGDFSRETIYSRDPGAMAREWAAAGASSIHVVDLDGALAGESRNLTAIRAIMEQGGIPIEVGGGIRNMSHIERLLAAGVHQVILGSAAVKDPQLVKDACRAYPGRIVVGIDAKNGDVAVEGWEASGHIQAEELAKKMADAGVERIIFTDIARDGMLSGVNVEATVAVAKASGLKVTASGGVASLEDLKILKKRETDGVEGCIIGKALYTGAIDLRQAVAIAKEA is encoded by the coding sequence ATGAACATCTATCCTGCCATCGATCTGCGGGGCGGCAACTGTGTCCGCCTGGTGAAGGGGGATTTTTCCCGGGAGACCATCTACAGCAGGGATCCGGGGGCCATGGCCAGAGAATGGGCCGCCGCCGGAGCCAGCTCCATCCACGTGGTGGACCTGGACGGGGCCCTGGCCGGTGAAAGCCGGAACCTGACGGCCATCAGGGCTATTATGGAACAGGGAGGCATCCCCATTGAAGTGGGGGGCGGCATCCGGAACATGAGCCACATTGAACGGCTGCTTGCGGCCGGGGTCCACCAGGTGATCCTGGGCTCTGCGGCGGTGAAGGATCCCCAGCTGGTGAAGGATGCCTGCAGGGCCTATCCGGGCCGCATTGTGGTGGGCATCGACGCCAAAAACGGGGACGTGGCCGTAGAGGGCTGGGAAGCCAGCGGCCACATCCAGGCGGAAGAACTGGCTAAAAAAATGGCTGATGCCGGGGTGGAGCGCATCATCTTTACGGACATCGCCCGGGACGGCATGCTCAGCGGGGTGAATGTGGAAGCCACCGTGGCGGTGGCAAAGGCTTCGGGCCTGAAGGTCACTGCCAGCGGCGGGGTGGCCAGCCTGGAAGATTTGAAGATTTTGAAAAAAAGAGAAACAGATGGCGTCGAAGGGTGTATTATAGGAAAGGCGTTATATACCGGCGCCATTGACCTTCGCCAGGCTGTAGCGATTGCGAAGGAGGCGTAG
- the hisF gene encoding imidazole glycerol phosphate synthase subunit HisF — protein MLAKRIIPCLDVKDGRVVKGTNFVGLRDAGDPVELASQYEKEQADELVFLDITASLEKRKSMVKTIERTAREVFMPLTVGGGIGSIEDMRAVLLAGADKTSLNTAAVKDPDLIRRGAEAFGNQCVVLAVDAKRRGEDSWEVYINGGHTPTGLDALEWIRKAVSLGAGEILLTSMDADGTKDGFDIELTRKVAEAVPVPVIASGGAGSLEDFYDVLTTGKADAALAASVFHYGTFTIRQVKEYLRNKGVDVRL, from the coding sequence ATGTTGGCAAAACGGATCATACCCTGTCTGGACGTAAAAGATGGACGGGTGGTAAAGGGGACCAATTTCGTGGGCCTGCGGGATGCAGGCGACCCGGTGGAACTGGCCAGCCAGTACGAAAAGGAACAGGCCGATGAGCTGGTGTTCCTGGATATCACCGCGTCCCTGGAAAAACGCAAATCCATGGTGAAGACCATCGAACGGACGGCCCGGGAGGTGTTCATGCCCCTGACGGTAGGCGGCGGCATCGGTTCCATTGAAGATATGCGGGCGGTGCTCCTGGCCGGAGCCGACAAGACCAGCCTGAACACGGCGGCCGTGAAGGATCCGGATCTGATCCGCCGGGGCGCGGAAGCCTTCGGGAACCAGTGTGTGGTCCTGGCTGTGGATGCCAAACGACGGGGAGAAGATTCCTGGGAAGTGTACATCAACGGGGGCCATACCCCCACGGGCCTGGATGCCCTGGAGTGGATCAGGAAGGCCGTGAGCCTGGGAGCGGGAGAAATCCTGCTGACCAGCATGGATGCGGACGGCACCAAGGATGGCTTCGACATCGAACTGACCCGGAAAGTAGCCGAAGCGGTGCCCGTGCCTGTGATCGCCAGCGGCGGGGCAGGCTCCCTGGAAGACTTCTACGATGTACTCACAACCGGCAAGGCTGATGCGGCTCTGGCCGCTTCCGTATTCCATTATGGAACGTTTACCATCCGCCAGGTGAAGGAATACTTGCGGAATAAAGGAGTGGACGTACGGTTATGA
- the hisIE gene encoding bifunctional phosphoribosyl-AMP cyclohydrolase/phosphoribosyl-ATP diphosphatase HisIE, whose amino-acid sequence MKLDVSKLKFDDRGLIPAIVQDVKTDKVLMLAYMNGESLARTIETGYTWFWSRSRQELWNKGATSGHTQKVYSITYDCDGDTLLVKVEQKGAACHTGHYSCFFNPLWNSASGESLPVADNRLPQVINELYKQIQCYQERQKAQHKLLQAPSQDPLLEQMGADVTRTLLASKNHDADQVVYEMGDLWYHCLVLLAYHNITPGEMLVEMAGRKEEDEK is encoded by the coding sequence ATGAAACTGGATGTAAGCAAATTGAAATTCGATGACCGGGGCCTGATCCCGGCCATTGTGCAGGATGTAAAGACCGACAAGGTCCTGATGCTGGCCTATATGAACGGCGAAAGCCTGGCCCGCACCATTGAGACCGGGTATACCTGGTTCTGGAGCCGCAGCCGGCAGGAACTGTGGAACAAAGGTGCCACCAGCGGCCATACCCAGAAGGTGTACAGCATTACCTACGACTGCGACGGGGATACCCTTTTGGTGAAGGTGGAGCAGAAGGGTGCCGCCTGCCATACGGGCCATTATTCCTGCTTCTTCAATCCCCTGTGGAACAGTGCCTCCGGCGAGAGCCTGCCTGTGGCCGACAACCGGCTGCCCCAGGTGATCAACGAACTGTACAAACAGATCCAGTGCTACCAGGAACGGCAGAAAGCCCAGCACAAGCTGCTGCAGGCGCCCAGCCAGGACCCGCTGCTGGAACAGATGGGGGCCGATGTGACCCGGACCCTGCTGGCTTCCAAGAACCACGATGCGGACCAGGTTGTTTACGAAATGGGCGATTTATGGTATCATTGCCTAGTACTGCTGGCTTACCATAACATTACACCGGGCGAGATGCTGGTGGAAATGGCAGGCCGCAAAGAAGAAGACGAAAAATAA
- the glmM gene encoding phosphoglucosamine mutase translates to MARLFGTDGVRGVANGPVLNAELAYKLGRAAAQYFGREVKTPKILIGRDTRLSGTMLESALAAGICSAGGNAHLLGVIPTPAVSYLTEKLEANAGVVISASHNPFEDNGIKFFARTGYKLPDAVEDEIEAIVKQPVDYTRTVTGSNLGHVIDEPDMGMEYVQHIVDSCPVKLNGLKVVMDCANGANSEIAPAILRTLGAHVIPIFHEPNGININNGCGSTHLEALQAKVREEGADVGLANDGDADRLLAVDENGEPLDGDQIMLICALDLMKAGKLKDNVLVTTVMSNVGLAKAMKEHGGRTVKTSVGDRYVLEEMLKHDYKLGGEQSGHIIFGDLVRTGDGMMTAVNLLSSLVRHNQTLSQLGALMVKYPQTLLNVRVKDKNGWQENTAIADVVRRYTEELGEDGQVLVRASGTEPLIRIMAQGPNQVELDHITEAIAEVVRRELAE, encoded by the coding sequence ATGGCTAGATTGTTTGGAACGGACGGCGTACGCGGCGTCGCCAATGGTCCTGTACTGAATGCGGAACTGGCATATAAACTGGGGCGGGCAGCGGCCCAGTATTTTGGACGGGAAGTGAAGACTCCCAAGATCCTGATCGGGCGGGATACCCGTCTTTCCGGCACCATGCTGGAAAGTGCCCTGGCGGCTGGCATCTGCAGTGCCGGGGGCAATGCCCACCTGCTGGGGGTGATCCCCACACCGGCGGTTTCCTATCTGACGGAAAAGCTGGAAGCCAATGCGGGGGTGGTAATTTCTGCCTCCCACAATCCCTTTGAGGACAACGGGATCAAGTTCTTTGCCCGTACCGGGTACAAGCTGCCCGATGCGGTGGAGGACGAAATCGAAGCCATCGTGAAGCAGCCGGTGGATTATACCCGGACGGTCACCGGCAGCAATCTGGGCCATGTCATCGACGAACCGGACATGGGCATGGAATACGTGCAGCACATTGTGGACAGCTGCCCGGTGAAGCTGAACGGGCTGAAGGTGGTCATGGACTGCGCCAACGGAGCCAACAGCGAAATCGCTCCGGCCATCCTGCGCACCCTGGGGGCCCACGTGATCCCCATCTTCCATGAACCCAACGGCATCAACATCAACAACGGCTGCGGCTCCACCCATCTGGAAGCCCTGCAGGCCAAGGTGCGGGAAGAGGGGGCCGATGTGGGCCTGGCCAACGACGGCGACGCCGATCGCCTGCTGGCTGTGGACGAAAACGGCGAACCCCTGGACGGGGACCAGATCATGCTGATCTGCGCCCTGGATCTGATGAAGGCCGGCAAGCTGAAGGACAACGTGCTGGTGACCACGGTCATGAGCAACGTGGGCCTGGCGAAAGCCATGAAGGAACACGGCGGCCGTACGGTGAAGACCAGCGTGGGAGATCGCTATGTGCTGGAAGAAATGCTGAAGCACGATTACAAGCTGGGTGGCGAACAGAGCGGCCACATCATCTTCGGCGACCTGGTACGGACCGGGGACGGCATGATGACGGCCGTGAACCTGTTGAGCAGCCTGGTGCGGCATAACCAGACCCTGAGCCAGCTGGGTGCCCTGATGGTGAAATATCCCCAGACCCTGCTGAACGTGCGGGTGAAGGACAAGAACGGCTGGCAGGAGAATACCGCCATCGCCGATGTGGTCCGCCGGTATACAGAAGAACTGGGAGAAGACGGCCAGGTGCTGGTACGGGCCAGCGGCACCGAACCCCTGATCCGGATCATGGCCCAGGGCCCCAACCAGGTGGAACTGGATCACATCACCGAAGCCATTGCCGAAGTGGTGAGACGGGAACTGGCAGAGTAA
- a CDS encoding endonuclease domain-containing protein codes for MPFYSHRTPQRLRFRKELRKQMTKEERKLWFECLRDYPVRFRRQEIILDYIADFYCSRAKLIVELDGEQHADPVEKERDALRTRRIEQLGYKVIRIPNREIWKNFQGVKEYIYREMKKRLGV; via the coding sequence ATGCCCTTTTATTCCCACCGTACCCCTCAACGTCTTCGATTCAGAAAAGAACTGCGAAAACAGATGACAAAAGAAGAACGGAAGCTCTGGTTCGAATGCTTAAGGGACTATCCCGTGCGCTTCCGCCGTCAGGAAATCATCCTGGATTATATCGCCGATTTTTACTGTTCCAGAGCAAAACTGATTGTGGAACTGGATGGCGAGCAGCACGCCGATCCCGTGGAAAAAGAGCGGGATGCCCTGCGGACCCGGCGGATTGAGCAGCTGGGATATAAAGTCATCCGGATCCCCAATCGGGAAATATGGAAGAATTTTCAGGGGGTAAAGGAGTATATTTACCGGGAGATGAAGAAAAGGCTGGGGGTATAA
- a CDS encoding type II secretion system F family protein yields the protein MALSTLQRETLFRRLGLLLQGGLPLLSALEALGRQGSGETGRVCSLLAAQLRRGSSLSQALHRQRTQVGDLAWVLAEGGELSGQLPAVFQQLAVFYQKKRENQKALLQASLYPALVLGITGLLGLYFLWSILPLFGDLYASLHLPMSPGLRFFLSLSRLLHGRPWLLPVGLLAAAFLLRLAWQRRSRWLLRCPGLTSLNRKFWEIRYLGLLSLLLRGGLALETASRLSRQVVAGRPFSHCAREGDRLFSPLTVEFLALGEESGNLSGLLMEAACILEQDFQSRLKQLKTLLEPALLLTLALGCGGMLLFLLTPLFELMNGISFL from the coding sequence ATGGCACTTTCCACGCTGCAGCGGGAAACCTTGTTCCGCCGGCTGGGGCTTTTGCTCCAGGGCGGTCTGCCCCTGCTGTCGGCCCTGGAGGCCCTGGGCCGGCAGGGCAGCGGCGAGACGGGACGAGTCTGCAGTTTACTGGCTGCCCAGCTGCGCCGGGGAAGCTCTCTTTCCCAGGCGCTGCACCGCCAGCGCACTCAGGTGGGTGACCTGGCCTGGGTGCTGGCGGAAGGTGGGGAGCTGAGCGGTCAGCTCCCGGCTGTATTCCAGCAATTGGCCGTATTTTATCAGAAAAAACGGGAAAATCAAAAGGCCCTGCTTCAGGCTTCTCTGTACCCGGCTCTGGTGCTGGGCATCACGGGCCTGCTGGGCCTGTACTTTCTGTGGAGCATCCTGCCCCTGTTCGGGGATCTGTATGCCTCCCTGCACCTTCCCATGAGCCCGGGCTTGCGCTTTTTCCTGTCTCTGAGCCGCCTGCTCCATGGGCGGCCCTGGCTGCTGCCGGTGGGGCTGCTGGCAGCAGCTTTCCTGCTCCGGCTGGCCTGGCAGCGCCGCTCCCGCTGGCTGCTCCGCTGTCCGGGCCTGACCAGCCTGAACCGGAAGTTCTGGGAAATCCGCTACCTGGGGCTGCTGTCCCTGCTGCTCCGGGGCGGGCTGGCGTTGGAGACGGCCAGCCGGCTGAGCCGCCAGGTGGTGGCCGGGCGTCCCTTTTCCCACTGTGCCCGGGAGGGGGACCGGCTGTTCAGTCCGCTGACCGTGGAATTTCTGGCCCTGGGCGAAGAGAGCGGAAATCTATCCGGACTGCTCATGGAAGCCGCCTGCATCCTGGAACAGGATTTCCAGAGCCGTTTGAAGCAGCTGAAGACCCTGCTGGAACCGGCTCTGCTGCTCACCCTTGCCTTGGGCTG